The following coding sequences are from one Culex quinquefasciatus strain JHB chromosome 1, VPISU_Cqui_1.0_pri_paternal, whole genome shotgun sequence window:
- the LOC6031608 gene encoding uncharacterized protein LOC6031608 isoform X1 — MTRVKQNVKTVTNVRTVDRAVIIAANMVKQCSACGHNSTSYKGSFIRVPREEDKRRMWLVRLGIVEDDEPLPIRTFFVCQDHFDMKRDFKPVGGGIRLRSGTLPWRNLANGEHSYHGLDAQPSAGKSSAECVCRCCLKRKIRSFMGPESRPAFSQTNDFDLCSAPTIRKLPVGAFLCWFCRGTSGLKALFSGGSALFPVLLDQIYTVTGILLNSAKNEDALICKGCQLQVEQSWAFRLRARACFGPDGMFISSKKDHTKRETAQPARVVPETVANVSNPIPMRNVPKRVALPKAVLTAKVVQKAVRSVPKPVRTVSKQLAVQEPEHFLFEVEPLDEPEVKRIKLEPPSEEYEPLHFKTEPVLVKIEK, encoded by the exons ATGACGCGCGTCAAACAAAACGTCAAAACTGTCACAAACGTCAGAACAGTTGACAGAGCTGTCATCATA GCGGCAAACATGGTGAAGCAGTGCAGCGCCTGTGGCCACAACTCGACCTCGTACAAGGGAAGCTTCATCCGGGTGCCCCGCGAGGAAGACAAACGCCGGATGTGGCTAGTCAGGCTGGGGATCGTCGAAGATGATGAACCACTTCCGATCCGGACGTTTTTCGTGTGCCAGGACCACTTTGAC aTGAAGAGGGATTTCAAACCTGTTGGCGGCGGAATACGGCTCCGTTCAGGGACACTACCGTGGCGCAATTTGGCCAACGGAGAGCACTCCTACCACGGGTTGGATGCCCAACCATCGGCAGGAAAGAGCAGTGCGGAATGTGTTTGCCGATGCTGTCTCAAGCGGAAGATTCGATCGTTCATGGGTCCTGAAAGTCGGCCAGCGTTCAGCCAAACCAACGACTTTGACCTGTGTTCGGCGCCAACCATCCGGAAGTTACCTGTCGGTGCGTTCCTGTGCTGGTTTTGTCGGGGAACCAGCGGGCTGAAGGCGCTCTTTTCCGGTGGCAGTGCACTGTTTCCTGTTTTGCTGGACCAAATCTACACCGTGACGGGAATTTTGCTAAATTCCGCCAAAAATGAGGACGCGCTCATCTGCAAGGGATGTCAGCTGCAGGTCGAGCAGAGCTGGGCCTTCCGGTTGCGTGCCAGGGCTTGCTTCGGACCGGACGGAATGTTTATTAGTTCGAAGAAGGACCACACTAAACGGGAAACTGCGCAGCCAGCTCGGGTGGTGCCAGAAACGGTCGCGAATGTGTCAAATCCGATACCAATGAGGAACGTTCCGAAACGGGTTGCGCTGCCAAAGGCAGTTCTTACGGCAAAGGTAGTCCAGAAAGCAGTTCGCAGTGTTCCCAAGCCGGTACGAACTGTCTCAAAGCAATTGGCTGTCCAAGAACCGGAACACTTTCTCTTCGAGGTGGAACCGCTGGACGAACCGGAAGTTAAGCGCATCAAGCTGGAACCACCGAGTGAGGAGTACGAACCCTTGCATTTCAAAACGGAACCCGTGCTTGTCAAGATCGAAAAATGA
- the LOC6031608 gene encoding uncharacterized protein LOC6031608 isoform X2, with the protein MADQRNLPAANMVKQCSACGHNSTSYKGSFIRVPREEDKRRMWLVRLGIVEDDEPLPIRTFFVCQDHFDMKRDFKPVGGGIRLRSGTLPWRNLANGEHSYHGLDAQPSAGKSSAECVCRCCLKRKIRSFMGPESRPAFSQTNDFDLCSAPTIRKLPVGAFLCWFCRGTSGLKALFSGGSALFPVLLDQIYTVTGILLNSAKNEDALICKGCQLQVEQSWAFRLRARACFGPDGMFISSKKDHTKRETAQPARVVPETVANVSNPIPMRNVPKRVALPKAVLTAKVVQKAVRSVPKPVRTVSKQLAVQEPEHFLFEVEPLDEPEVKRIKLEPPSEEYEPLHFKTEPVLVKIEK; encoded by the exons ATGGCGGACCAACGGAACCTGCCCGCGGCAAACATGGTGAAGCAGTGCAGCGCCTGTGGCCACAACTCGACCTCGTACAAGGGAAGCTTCATCCGGGTGCCCCGCGAGGAAGACAAACGCCGGATGTGGCTAGTCAGGCTGGGGATCGTCGAAGATGATGAACCACTTCCGATCCGGACGTTTTTCGTGTGCCAGGACCACTTTGAC aTGAAGAGGGATTTCAAACCTGTTGGCGGCGGAATACGGCTCCGTTCAGGGACACTACCGTGGCGCAATTTGGCCAACGGAGAGCACTCCTACCACGGGTTGGATGCCCAACCATCGGCAGGAAAGAGCAGTGCGGAATGTGTTTGCCGATGCTGTCTCAAGCGGAAGATTCGATCGTTCATGGGTCCTGAAAGTCGGCCAGCGTTCAGCCAAACCAACGACTTTGACCTGTGTTCGGCGCCAACCATCCGGAAGTTACCTGTCGGTGCGTTCCTGTGCTGGTTTTGTCGGGGAACCAGCGGGCTGAAGGCGCTCTTTTCCGGTGGCAGTGCACTGTTTCCTGTTTTGCTGGACCAAATCTACACCGTGACGGGAATTTTGCTAAATTCCGCCAAAAATGAGGACGCGCTCATCTGCAAGGGATGTCAGCTGCAGGTCGAGCAGAGCTGGGCCTTCCGGTTGCGTGCCAGGGCTTGCTTCGGACCGGACGGAATGTTTATTAGTTCGAAGAAGGACCACACTAAACGGGAAACTGCGCAGCCAGCTCGGGTGGTGCCAGAAACGGTCGCGAATGTGTCAAATCCGATACCAATGAGGAACGTTCCGAAACGGGTTGCGCTGCCAAAGGCAGTTCTTACGGCAAAGGTAGTCCAGAAAGCAGTTCGCAGTGTTCCCAAGCCGGTACGAACTGTCTCAAAGCAATTGGCTGTCCAAGAACCGGAACACTTTCTCTTCGAGGTGGAACCGCTGGACGAACCGGAAGTTAAGCGCATCAAGCTGGAACCACCGAGTGAGGAGTACGAACCCTTGCATTTCAAAACGGAACCCGTGCTTGTCAAGATCGAAAAATGA